The Algoriphagus sanaruensis genome window below encodes:
- a CDS encoding vanadium-dependent haloperoxidase, producing MRLLRNFTLTLLLLGVLASCQEPKDYSQAITDGSYFHRAQKRITEVIIHDIFSPPVAARIYSYTSLAAYEVAAATDPTQYASLMGQLNGSEPLNLQVPEGIYPPLASLAAYYQVGTALIFSEEMMNEHRDAVYGELKEKGIPEDVFERSVAFGQEVAAKIIAYSKKDNYHESRSFPKYTVVSDPGTWQPTPPAYMEAIEPHWNKIRTFVLDSAAQFKPLPPPPFSTEPGSEFYALAKEVYDADINSSKDEKDIAMFWDCNPYKMNVKGHVMFAEKKITPGGHWMSIASIASAAAKKDWKGTIEALALTGISLNEAFISCWDEKYRSKLIRPETYINQYIDENWVPLLQTPPFPEHTSGHSVASAASAYTLGQLFGDQFHLVDSSEVDYGLAIREFDSFSGAAKEAAISRFYGGIHYRPAIEYGVTQGTQVGELIWQRISTKPDQVAMKK from the coding sequence ATGCGTTTGCTTAGAAATTTCACACTTACCCTTCTATTGCTTGGAGTTTTAGCTTCTTGTCAGGAGCCTAAAGATTATTCTCAGGCAATTACCGATGGAAGCTATTTTCATCGAGCCCAAAAACGAATTACGGAAGTCATTATTCATGACATCTTTTCTCCTCCTGTAGCTGCTCGAATTTATTCATACACTTCCCTAGCCGCTTATGAGGTTGCTGCTGCGACAGATCCTACCCAATATGCTTCTTTAATGGGACAGCTTAATGGTTCTGAGCCGCTTAATCTTCAGGTTCCTGAAGGGATCTACCCACCTCTTGCTTCCCTTGCTGCCTATTACCAAGTCGGCACTGCATTGATTTTTTCAGAGGAAATGATGAATGAGCATCGGGATGCTGTCTATGGAGAATTGAAAGAAAAGGGGATCCCAGAGGATGTATTTGAGCGGTCCGTCGCTTTTGGACAGGAAGTGGCGGCAAAAATTATTGCCTATTCCAAAAAAGACAATTACCACGAAAGTCGATCATTTCCAAAGTACACCGTGGTGAGTGATCCTGGGACCTGGCAACCTACTCCTCCCGCATACATGGAGGCCATTGAGCCTCATTGGAACAAGATTCGAACCTTTGTTTTGGATTCGGCAGCACAGTTTAAGCCACTGCCACCACCTCCCTTTTCGACAGAGCCAGGGTCAGAATTTTATGCACTAGCCAAGGAAGTATACGATGCAGATATCAATTCTTCAAAGGATGAAAAAGACATTGCCATGTTTTGGGATTGTAATCCTTATAAGATGAATGTCAAAGGCCATGTGATGTTTGCTGAGAAAAAAATTACACCGGGCGGACATTGGATGAGTATTGCATCGATCGCTTCAGCTGCGGCCAAGAAAGATTGGAAAGGAACCATTGAAGCTTTGGCGCTCACCGGTATTTCACTCAATGAAGCCTTCATTTCCTGTTGGGATGAGAAATATCGTAGCAAGCTCATTCGTCCAGAAACCTATATCAATCAATATATCGATGAAAACTGGGTTCCACTTTTGCAGACGCCACCTTTTCCAGAGCATACTTCTGGACATAGCGTAGCCTCTGCCGCATCTGCCTATACCTTGGGGCAATTGTTTGGAGATCAATTTCACTTGGTGGACAGTTCTGAGGTGGATTATGGACTTGCTATTCGTGAATTTGATTCATTTTCTGGTGCAGCTAAAGAAGCTGCAATCAGTCGATTTTATGGAGGGATTCACTACAGGCCTGCGATTGAATATGGAGTAACTCAAGGTACTCAAGTAGGAGAATTGATCTGGCAGCGGATTTCCACCAAACCCGATCAGGTGGCGATGAAAAAGTAA
- a CDS encoding lysophospholipid acyltransferase family protein, with product MFFFRLLSYLPLSILYLFSDVIYLIARYVIAYRKRVIDENLRFAFPEKTDLERKRIRNSFYRNFTDAFFAETIKLLTISEQELRRRFVVVNQEIIDQEVIQGKTALMMAGHIFNWEMAILGVALHTEVKAETVYLKLNNPFFNQLMLAIRTHFGGIMTEKREFRRSMLTLKSDPRIIHLAADQRPPGKENRYQREFLNRPAYFFEGGEFMAKKMDLPVFFGTMTKVKRGHYRFEFSKLAQPPYSTDQPHSITDEFCKRLEDNIRAQPDLYLWSHKRWKV from the coding sequence ATGTTTTTCTTCAGGCTGCTGTCTTACCTGCCCTTATCGATTCTGTACTTATTTTCTGACGTGATTTACCTCATTGCCAGATATGTGATTGCTTATCGCAAGCGGGTCATTGATGAGAATTTGCGTTTTGCCTTTCCAGAAAAAACAGATCTGGAGCGAAAGAGAATCCGAAATTCATTTTATCGAAATTTTACAGATGCATTTTTTGCGGAGACGATTAAGTTGCTGACGATTTCTGAGCAGGAGCTTCGGAGGAGATTTGTGGTTGTCAATCAGGAAATCATCGATCAAGAAGTCATCCAAGGCAAAACTGCCTTGATGATGGCAGGCCATATTTTCAATTGGGAAATGGCAATCTTGGGGGTTGCGTTACATACTGAAGTCAAGGCGGAGACAGTTTATCTGAAGTTGAACAATCCGTTTTTTAACCAACTTATGTTGGCGATTCGGACACATTTTGGTGGAATCATGACCGAGAAGCGGGAATTTCGGCGAAGTATGCTCACCTTGAAGTCTGATCCAAGAATTATTCATTTGGCAGCAGACCAGCGGCCTCCAGGAAAAGAAAATCGATACCAGCGGGAATTTCTAAATCGCCCAGCCTACTTCTTTGAAGGGGGAGAATTTATGGCGAAAAAGATGGATTTACCGGTGTTTTTCGGAACCATGACTAAAGTCAAGCGGGGTCATTACCGATTTGAATTTTCTAAATTGGCCCAGCCTCCTTACTCAACCGATCAACCCCACAGCATCACGGATGAGTTTTGTAAGCGATTGGAAGATAATATTCGTGCCCAACCTGACTTATACCTTTGGAGTCATAAACGATGGAAGGTGTAA
- the gmk gene encoding guanylate kinase: MSKASGKAIIFSAPSGSGKTSLVKHLIQHVPNLGFSISACTRDKRGRHEVHGRDYYFLSIAEFKQKIDEDAFVEWEEVYEGNFYGTLKEEVQRIWDSGKAVIFDVDVKGGLALKKYFGDQALAIFVKVPSMEILASRLNDRGTETPESLSRRLYKAEFEMTFASQFDISILNDDFEKSSQEAVTLVSEFLAK; this comes from the coding sequence ATGAGTAAGGCATCCGGCAAAGCCATCATATTTTCAGCACCTTCTGGTTCGGGAAAGACCTCACTGGTCAAACACCTGATTCAGCATGTCCCAAATCTGGGGTTCTCCATTTCCGCTTGTACCCGAGACAAAAGGGGGAGACACGAGGTGCATGGCAGAGATTATTATTTTTTGAGTATTGCTGAGTTTAAACAAAAAATCGATGAGGATGCCTTTGTAGAATGGGAAGAAGTATACGAAGGGAATTTTTATGGAACCTTAAAAGAGGAAGTACAGCGGATCTGGGATAGTGGCAAAGCTGTCATTTTTGATGTAGATGTAAAAGGTGGATTAGCATTAAAAAAATACTTCGGGGATCAAGCTTTGGCGATTTTTGTGAAGGTTCCTTCCATGGAAATCCTCGCCTCACGACTCAATGATCGTGGTACCGAAACCCCCGAATCGCTCTCGAGAAGGTTATACAAGGCTGAATTTGAGATGACCTTTGCTTCTCAATTTGACATCAGTATTCTTAACGACGATTTTGAAAAATCTTCCCAAGAAGCCGTAACCTTGGTTTCTGAGTTTTTGGCTAAGTAA
- a CDS encoding VCBS repeat-containing protein — protein sequence MRKLIITVLALGSLVACKENTESTEPKLFVEIAPEQSGVDFANTLTFDEEFNIFTYRNYYNGGGVAIGDVNNDGLADLYFTANMQPNKLYLNKGDFQFEEVTEKAGVAGTRAWSTGVAMADVNGDGWLDIYVCNSGDIAGDNKQNELFINQGDGTFLEQAEAYGLADQGFSTHAVFFDYDKDGDLDVYLLNNSYQAIGSFNKMQNERPVRDAVGGDKLFRNDGEKFTDVSEEAGIYGSIIGFGLGITIGDVNQDTWPDIFISNDFFEKDYLYINNQDGTFTESLESAMRSISAASMGADIADINGDGLLDIFVTDMLPEPTTRLKQVTTFENWDKFQFNKTHGYHYQFSRNMLHLNNGDGTFSEIGRLANVEATDWSWGALMFDMDHDGKRDIFVANGIYQDITDLDYLNFIDDEETKVKIISQQGVDYKALIDPIPVNPVPNYAFRNLGNLKFENVIEAWGLGGAIHSNGAAYGDLDNDGILDLVVNNSNRPAQIFKNQSRALHPENHSIQLSLKGKGKNTGAIGAQIRVTVGGQQFYTEQMPNRGFQSSVDPKITIGLGQVSQVDQIEVLWPDGAYTQLTNQSADQLVTLAWEEAGSLPEGVSFFSPKPENTFTKDPSISLPFVHQENEFVDFDRDRLTYHMFSTEGPAVAKGDVNGDQIEDLFFGGAKGFPGRVYLGSGTGYRELPQPELEADAISEDVDAVFVDVDGDQDLDLVVVSGGNESGFGSLDLADRLYLNDGKGNFSKHNQSGLGAVFGSSAAVGVLDINGDGASDLVVGGRLVPFTYGAPASSQLWINDGKGNFSEQSAALALDLKDLGMVTDLEVVDYDGDGEKDVILVGEWMAPTFFKQVEGKLVKQSIPSLESLKGWYRTITSGDFNGDGRVDFAFGNHGLNTRFKVSSEHPVSLFLNDLDQNGSIEQIFTRRNQDVEIPYALKHELEKQVPSIKKKYIKYSDYNDQSLTDIFPKEIVDKSIRQEVNHLESGVLMNLGGGNFEWKSFPIEAQKTWVFAIQTLDLNQDGILDLVLGGNLSQAKPEVGKYDAGFGEVLIGKGDGTFEFLPNRVHGLHLDGDIREFSVLGSNHLLVVKNNAAAEIWKF from the coding sequence ATGAGAAAATTAATCATCACCGTCCTCGCCTTGGGGAGTCTAGTTGCCTGCAAGGAAAATACTGAATCCACTGAGCCCAAACTCTTTGTAGAAATCGCTCCTGAGCAATCAGGTGTTGATTTCGCAAATACCCTCACTTTTGATGAAGAGTTTAACATTTTTACCTACCGGAATTATTACAACGGAGGTGGGGTAGCGATAGGTGATGTAAACAATGATGGACTTGCTGATTTGTATTTTACGGCAAACATGCAGCCCAATAAGCTCTACCTCAACAAAGGGGATTTCCAGTTTGAAGAAGTGACCGAAAAGGCTGGCGTGGCAGGCACCCGAGCTTGGAGCACCGGGGTCGCTATGGCTGATGTCAATGGTGATGGCTGGTTGGATATTTATGTGTGTAACTCCGGCGATATTGCGGGTGACAATAAACAAAACGAGCTGTTCATCAATCAAGGCGATGGAACTTTCCTAGAACAAGCGGAAGCGTATGGCCTAGCCGATCAAGGTTTTTCAACCCATGCTGTATTTTTCGATTATGACAAAGACGGTGACTTGGATGTCTATCTTTTGAATAATTCGTATCAAGCAATCGGCTCTTTCAATAAAATGCAGAATGAACGCCCGGTGCGAGATGCTGTTGGTGGTGACAAGTTATTCCGAAACGACGGAGAAAAGTTTACGGATGTAAGCGAGGAAGCTGGAATTTATGGATCAATCATTGGCTTTGGTTTGGGCATTACCATCGGAGACGTCAATCAGGATACTTGGCCTGACATCTTTATTTCCAATGACTTCTTTGAAAAAGATTACCTCTACATCAATAACCAGGACGGAACATTTACAGAAAGCTTGGAATCTGCCATGCGATCGATTAGTGCTGCCTCAATGGGTGCAGATATAGCAGATATCAATGGGGATGGCTTGCTGGATATTTTCGTGACCGATATGTTGCCTGAACCTACCACACGCTTGAAGCAAGTGACTACGTTCGAAAATTGGGATAAATTCCAATTCAACAAGACCCACGGTTATCATTATCAATTTTCCCGAAATATGCTCCATCTCAACAATGGAGATGGGACTTTCAGTGAAATTGGTCGCTTAGCCAATGTAGAAGCAACCGATTGGAGTTGGGGAGCTCTGATGTTTGATATGGACCATGATGGGAAGCGGGATATTTTCGTGGCGAATGGGATTTACCAAGACATCACCGACTTGGATTACCTAAATTTTATCGATGATGAGGAGACCAAGGTGAAGATAATTTCCCAGCAAGGCGTGGATTACAAAGCATTGATCGACCCGATCCCAGTTAATCCCGTTCCGAATTACGCCTTTCGAAATCTCGGAAATCTCAAGTTTGAAAATGTCATTGAAGCATGGGGTCTTGGTGGAGCCATACATTCAAATGGGGCGGCGTATGGAGATTTGGACAATGACGGGATTCTCGATTTAGTAGTGAATAACTCCAATCGACCAGCGCAAATTTTCAAAAATCAAAGCCGAGCCCTCCATCCGGAAAATCATTCAATTCAACTTTCCCTTAAAGGGAAGGGGAAAAATACCGGAGCAATTGGTGCTCAGATTCGAGTGACTGTTGGAGGGCAGCAATTTTACACCGAGCAAATGCCCAATCGAGGCTTTCAGTCAAGTGTCGATCCAAAAATCACCATTGGCTTAGGTCAAGTATCTCAAGTGGATCAAATCGAAGTTCTTTGGCCTGATGGAGCTTACACTCAACTTACCAATCAATCGGCAGATCAATTGGTGACGCTTGCTTGGGAAGAAGCAGGAAGTCTTCCGGAAGGTGTTTCGTTTTTCTCTCCTAAACCGGAAAACACATTTACCAAAGACCCTTCGATTTCCCTTCCCTTTGTCCATCAGGAAAATGAATTTGTGGACTTTGATCGGGATCGTTTGACTTATCATATGTTCTCTACCGAAGGTCCTGCTGTAGCCAAAGGAGATGTCAATGGGGACCAGATTGAGGATTTATTCTTTGGTGGAGCAAAAGGATTTCCGGGTAGAGTTTACTTAGGTTCTGGTACAGGCTATCGTGAATTGCCTCAGCCGGAATTGGAGGCTGATGCGATTTCGGAAGATGTCGACGCGGTATTTGTCGATGTGGATGGGGACCAAGATTTGGATTTGGTGGTGGTGTCAGGTGGAAATGAGTCCGGTTTTGGATCGCTTGATCTTGCAGATCGATTGTATCTAAATGATGGGAAGGGTAATTTTTCCAAACATAATCAATCAGGTCTAGGAGCTGTTTTTGGAAGTAGTGCTGCAGTAGGAGTCCTGGATATCAATGGCGATGGAGCTTCGGATTTAGTGGTAGGAGGTCGTTTGGTTCCGTTTACCTATGGAGCGCCTGCCAGTTCTCAACTTTGGATCAATGATGGAAAAGGAAACTTCTCTGAACAGTCTGCAGCGCTTGCACTTGACTTGAAGGACTTGGGCATGGTGACTGATTTGGAAGTAGTTGATTACGATGGCGATGGTGAGAAAGATGTAATTCTGGTGGGAGAATGGATGGCTCCAACTTTCTTTAAACAAGTGGAAGGAAAGCTAGTCAAGCAATCAATCCCTTCCCTGGAGTCGCTTAAGGGATGGTATCGAACAATTACTTCCGGTGATTTTAATGGGGACGGGAGAGTTGATTTTGCGTTTGGAAATCATGGGTTGAATACCCGATTTAAGGTGAGTTCGGAGCATCCTGTTAGTTTATTTCTAAATGATTTGGATCAAAATGGATCCATTGAGCAGATTTTTACGCGGAGAAATCAGGACGTAGAAATTCCTTATGCCCTCAAACACGAATTGGAAAAACAGGTGCCTTCGATCAAGAAGAAATACATCAAATATTCCGATTACAACGATCAAAGTCTTACCGATATTTTTCCAAAGGAAATCGTGGATAAATCCATCCGACAGGAGGTCAATCATTTGGAGTCTGGCGTTTTGATGAACCTAGGCGGTGGAAATTTTGAGTGGAAATCATTTCCTATTGAAGCACAAAAAACCTGGGTATTTGCAATTCAGACCCTTGATTTGAATCAAGACGGAATTCTTGATTTGGTATTGGGTGGAAATTTGTCTCAAGCCAAACCGGAAGTGGGTAAGTACGATGCTGGCTTTGGAGAGGTGCTCATCGGGAAAGGTGATGGCACATTTGAATTTCTTCCTAATCGCGTGCATGGACTTCATTTGGATGGAGATATTCGGGAATTTTCGGTTTTAGGAAGTAATCATTTGCTCGTGGTAAAAAACAACGCGGCAGCTGAAATCTGGAAGTTTTGA
- the nadD gene encoding nicotinate (nicotinamide) nucleotide adenylyltransferase translates to MKIGLYFGSFNPIHIGHLIIAQTIQERTDLDQVWFVVSPQNPFKKQESLAHEQDRLRMVELAVKDNFHFRASDVEFRMPRPSYTIDTLTYLADKYPQHQFSLFMGSDNLKHFHKWKNHDQILAHYPIYVYPRPGETLLPQHHHIHLVSAPLLDISATFIRESVYAGYSVRYLLPKEVETYILDRKLYS, encoded by the coding sequence ATGAAGATCGGGTTGTATTTTGGGAGCTTCAATCCGATTCATATCGGTCATCTAATTATCGCACAGACGATCCAAGAGCGAACCGATCTGGATCAGGTATGGTTTGTAGTCAGCCCTCAAAATCCTTTCAAAAAACAAGAGTCCTTGGCGCATGAACAAGATCGCTTGCGCATGGTCGAACTAGCAGTGAAAGATAATTTCCACTTTCGAGCCAGCGATGTAGAGTTTCGGATGCCACGTCCAAGCTATACGATTGATACCCTCACATATTTGGCAGATAAATACCCTCAGCATCAGTTTAGTCTGTTTATGGGATCGGATAATTTAAAACACTTTCATAAGTGGAAAAACCATGATCAAATTCTGGCGCATTATCCCATATATGTCTACCCTCGTCCTGGTGAAACCCTACTTCCCCAACATCACCATATTCATCTTGTAAGCGCACCCCTGCTAGATATTTCTGCTACTTTTATTAGGGAATCCGTATATGCTGGCTATTCGGTCCGATACCTACTTCCTAAGGAAGTAGAAACCTATATCCTTGACCGCAAGCTCTATAGCTAA
- a CDS encoding VCBS repeat-containing protein: MNSFRSYLFISLSVLFFLGCASEEQKEEAKLFELLPSTQTGVNFQNTLTSSLESNILEYLYFYNGGGVATGDINGDGLVDLYFTGNQVPNRLYLNRGNFQFEDITESAGVSGDGGWSTGVTMGDVNGDGLLDIYVCQVGDYGKIQGQNKLYLNLGEGRFQEVGKEFGVDFKGFSTHAAFLDYDRDGDLDLYLLNHNVKSPEVFAQAGNREKIDPSGDKLFKNLLMEGGKGFEDVTLASGIYSSILGFGLGVAVEDFNGDGWLDLYVSNDFTENDYLYLNQQDGTFRESLQELISSTSRYSMGNDAADLNGDGWPDIFTTDMLPEDPEVWMKSVGEDKAEVYQIKSNFDYGDQYVRNHLQLNAEGNGFSEIAQFADVHASDWSWSPLLFDMDNDGLLDIHVSNGIAKRPNDLDFIQYSQDADARTPMEELREKQISLLPKLEIPNFAWINQGDLRFENKAKQLGLDHKGYSNGSAYADLDNDGDLDLVINNIDQEAFIYQNHSEKSGNHHLRVALRGQKNNSFGIGAKVKLFASGQTWTQRLSTSRGFQSGPSTTLVFGLGNTATIDSIQVSWPEGDLEVYPGISSDTLILLEKGMGIMKEFNVSMAVSEKPEPAFPWKHDEKSEVDFIKREYLALKTYSMEGPAVAVGDVNGDGLDDLYLGGAKDQAGVILIQQPSGQFVEVENPIFRQLAKAEDTVAEFADFNGDGLLDLYVGSGGNEYPTGNLFAFDRLFFGNGQGKFQFAMNSLPPLGENTSAIVPFDLDQDGDLDLFVGASVVTGDYGASPKSALLINNGNGQFSDASDAMLPEGGRLGMINTAAFVDLLGDGSSKLVISGDWNSIRVLEFKGGKLVERSIPGLEYSSGWIQTLQFADVNQDGKMDILVGNLGENTKLKASETKPLWLYHHDFDENGQADPIVFHYMGDKLVPFATRDDLIRQIPGLKRKHSSYAAYSQITRPEDLFSEKELEGVYPKPVYQLKSGMYVQNTSGGFEWTPFPAPLQYGPIQSLVLDEEGILYVSGNSMDFRVDLGKSIALKSSAWKWSNGMWRQLENLPPTSDPVVWMGWVGSKATRKLLQVSNNGFPVWLK, from the coding sequence ATGAATTCATTTCGCTCATATCTTTTCATAAGTTTAAGTGTCCTGTTCTTTTTGGGGTGTGCCTCAGAAGAGCAAAAGGAAGAGGCTAAACTTTTTGAATTGCTCCCATCTACTCAAACAGGGGTGAATTTTCAAAATACACTCACCTCCAGCCTAGAGTCCAATATTCTTGAATACCTCTATTTCTACAATGGAGGGGGAGTAGCCACCGGGGATATCAACGGGGATGGGCTAGTCGATCTGTACTTCACAGGCAATCAAGTTCCCAATCGACTATACCTCAATCGCGGAAATTTTCAGTTTGAAGATATCACCGAATCCGCAGGTGTTTCTGGAGATGGAGGATGGTCCACCGGAGTCACCATGGGCGATGTGAATGGGGATGGGCTTTTGGATATTTACGTTTGTCAGGTTGGGGATTATGGAAAAATCCAAGGTCAAAATAAGCTCTACCTTAATCTTGGGGAGGGTAGATTCCAGGAAGTAGGAAAGGAGTTTGGAGTAGATTTCAAGGGGTTCAGTACCCATGCAGCGTTTTTGGATTATGACCGAGATGGGGATTTGGACTTGTATCTTTTGAATCATAATGTGAAGTCGCCCGAAGTATTTGCACAGGCTGGCAATCGCGAAAAAATTGATCCTTCCGGCGATAAACTTTTCAAAAACCTACTGATGGAAGGAGGAAAAGGCTTTGAAGATGTAACCTTAGCATCTGGCATTTATTCCAGCATTTTAGGTTTTGGGCTAGGAGTTGCCGTGGAGGATTTTAATGGAGATGGTTGGTTGGATCTATATGTTTCCAACGATTTTACAGAAAACGATTATCTCTATCTGAATCAACAAGACGGTACTTTCCGGGAATCCTTGCAGGAGTTGATTTCCAGTACCAGCCGTTATAGCATGGGGAATGATGCTGCTGATCTCAATGGAGATGGTTGGCCGGATATTTTTACCACCGATATGCTCCCAGAGGATCCGGAGGTTTGGATGAAATCAGTCGGTGAGGACAAGGCAGAGGTCTACCAAATCAAGTCCAATTTTGACTACGGAGATCAATATGTTCGGAATCACTTACAGTTAAATGCGGAAGGAAATGGCTTTTCAGAAATCGCCCAATTTGCAGATGTTCACGCCTCAGATTGGAGTTGGTCGCCTTTGCTGTTTGATATGGACAATGATGGGCTACTGGATATTCATGTAAGTAATGGGATTGCTAAACGACCCAACGATTTGGATTTTATCCAATACTCTCAAGATGCCGATGCTCGTACTCCTATGGAGGAGTTGCGTGAAAAACAAATTTCGCTCCTGCCAAAGCTCGAGATTCCAAATTTCGCATGGATAAATCAAGGAGATTTGAGATTTGAAAATAAAGCCAAACAATTGGGATTAGACCATAAAGGCTATTCCAACGGTTCTGCCTATGCAGATTTGGATAATGACGGTGACTTGGATTTGGTGATCAATAATATCGACCAAGAGGCCTTTATTTATCAAAACCATTCTGAAAAATCAGGCAATCATCACCTTCGAGTGGCGCTTCGAGGTCAAAAAAACAATTCCTTTGGTATCGGGGCAAAAGTTAAACTTTTCGCCTCTGGTCAGACTTGGACTCAACGCCTGAGCACCAGTAGGGGGTTTCAATCCGGCCCATCGACTACCTTGGTTTTTGGCTTGGGGAACACCGCTACGATTGATTCGATTCAAGTCAGTTGGCCAGAGGGGGATTTGGAAGTTTATCCTGGTATTTCTTCCGATACGCTGATCCTCTTGGAAAAGGGAATGGGAATCATGAAGGAATTTAATGTTTCCATGGCGGTCTCTGAGAAGCCAGAACCTGCTTTTCCTTGGAAGCATGATGAAAAAAGTGAGGTGGATTTTATCAAGCGTGAATATTTAGCGCTAAAAACCTACTCGATGGAAGGCCCAGCTGTTGCAGTGGGAGACGTCAATGGTGATGGATTGGATGATTTGTATTTGGGAGGAGCTAAAGATCAAGCCGGGGTCATTTTGATTCAGCAGCCTTCCGGGCAATTTGTGGAAGTGGAAAATCCAATTTTCCGACAATTGGCCAAAGCAGAAGATACGGTCGCTGAATTTGCAGATTTCAATGGAGATGGGCTCTTGGATTTATATGTTGGTAGTGGAGGGAATGAATATCCAACAGGCAACCTGTTTGCATTCGATCGTTTGTTTTTCGGAAATGGTCAGGGCAAATTTCAATTTGCGATGAATTCGCTGCCTCCCTTGGGAGAAAATACGAGCGCGATTGTTCCTTTTGATCTCGATCAAGATGGTGATTTAGATTTGTTCGTCGGAGCGTCGGTAGTCACTGGTGATTACGGGGCAAGTCCCAAAAGTGCTCTTCTGATTAATAATGGAAACGGGCAATTTTCGGATGCGAGTGATGCAATGCTGCCTGAAGGGGGACGTTTGGGAATGATCAATACCGCTGCATTTGTAGATTTATTGGGCGATGGATCTTCGAAATTGGTCATTTCAGGAGACTGGAATTCGATTCGGGTTTTGGAATTCAAAGGAGGGAAGTTGGTTGAACGATCCATTCCTGGTTTGGAATATTCTTCGGGCTGGATCCAAACTTTACAGTTTGCGGATGTCAATCAAGATGGGAAGATGGATATCCTGGTGGGGAATCTGGGAGAAAATACCAAGCTCAAAGCCAGCGAAACCAAGCCCCTTTGGTTATACCATCATGATTTCGATGAAAATGGCCAAGCCGATCCGATTGTGTTTCATTACATGGGGGACAAGCTTGTTCCTTTTGCAACGCGTGATGATTTGATTCGTCAAATTCCGGGGTTGAAGCGGAAGCATTCCTCCTATGCAGCTTATTCCCAGATCACCCGTCCTGAAGATTTATTTTCGGAAAAAGAACTTGAAGGGGTTTATCCTAAACCGGTGTATCAATTGAAATCCGGGATGTATGTCCAAAATACCTCTGGAGGATTTGAATGGACTCCATTTCCTGCCCCACTTCAATATGGCCCAATTCAAAGCTTGGTCCTGGATGAAGAGGGGATTCTCTATGTCTCAGGCAATTCAATGGACTTCCGAGTGGATTTGGGTAAATCTATTGCCTTGAAATCTTCCGCCTGGAAATGGTCGAATGGCATGTGGAGGCAATTGGAGAATTTGCCCCCAACTTCGGATCCTGTGGTTTGGATGGGATGGGTGGGATCGAAGGCAACTAGAAAGCTTCTTCAAGTATCCAACAATGGTTTTCCGGTTTGGCTTAAATAA
- a CDS encoding sigma-70 family RNA polymerase sigma factor: MSEVQRRKYSQEEKSAIFDGEFMPHIDSMYNFAFRLTFDEDDAKDLVQDTYMKAFRFINSFEQGTNAKAWLFRILKNSFINEYRKKSKQPAKVDYQEVETFYNSDDVDYQSTSDLRVDSVKDMLGDEISNALNALAVDFRTVIILADLEGFTYEEMAKILDIPIGTVRSRLHRARNLLKDKLKGYAQSMGYSTDEEEE; encoded by the coding sequence ATGTCAGAAGTACAGCGAAGAAAATATTCTCAGGAAGAGAAGTCGGCCATCTTCGATGGAGAATTTATGCCACACATAGATTCCATGTACAACTTTGCCTTTCGGCTCACCTTTGATGAAGATGACGCCAAAGATTTGGTGCAGGATACCTATATGAAGGCTTTTCGCTTCATCAATTCCTTTGAACAGGGGACCAATGCCAAGGCTTGGCTGTTTCGTATCCTGAAAAACAGCTTTATCAACGAGTACCGCAAGAAAAGTAAACAGCCTGCGAAGGTGGATTATCAAGAGGTGGAAACTTTCTACAACTCTGATGATGTTGACTATCAAAGCACTAGCGATTTACGCGTGGATTCGGTCAAGGACATGCTTGGGGATGAAATTTCCAATGCCCTTAATGCCCTTGCGGTAGATTTCCGGACTGTCATTATTTTGGCAGATTTAGAAGGATTTACCTATGAAGAAATGGCCAAGATTCTGGATATCCCGATCGGCACAGTCCGTTCGCGATTGCATCGAGCCAGAAACCTATTGAAAGACAAACTGAAAGGATATGCCCAATCCATGGGCTATTCTACGGACGAAGAGGAGGAATAA